One part of the Parambassis ranga chromosome 8, fParRan2.1, whole genome shotgun sequence genome encodes these proteins:
- the llgl1 gene encoding lethal(2) giant larvae protein homolog 1, translated as MMKFRFRRQGTDPQREKIKQELFAFNKSVEHGFPHQPSALAFDPTLQLMAIGTKSGAIKIYGAPGVEFTGLHKDTTAVTQIHFLSGQGRLLSLLDDNTIHLWELVARPPQEVGGVKKEGVVSLQEVTSYSLPGRPGIESCSTTRVTVLLLLRSADLLCVGTEGGGVYFLELPRLLLKDSQVLLQDQVTQSLPEDYRCGKSLGPVESLQEHPQQAGKILIGYSRGLVVLWDLSSRHAEQLFLGKQQLESLVWERSGNLFVSSHNDGGYSVWTVTNGNTCSHQPASSTIPYGPFPCKAISKILWRTTQSGSPVLLYSGGMPRASYGDRHCLTIQQDKDHVTLDFTSRVIDFFSVDAEPHAEFDDPSAVVVLLEEELVVIDLLTPGWPSLPTPYLAPLHSSAITCSCHITSVPPKLWERLINAGRAAQQNHHSNHTRWPICGGKNLAPPPKHQELLLTGHEDGTVRFWDASGVALTPLYKLGTANVFHTDCDPADDPQDPSNDPELQQEEEWPPFRKVGCFDPYSDDPRLGIQKISLCKYSNKLLVAGTAGQVILLSLSDERSDHLVDVSVVDLLQDREGFTWKGHDRLEPRVKPAPFPPGFQPLVLVQCMPPASVTAVALHAEWNLITFGTSHGFGLFDYHRRSAVLARCTLHPNDSLAMEGPLSRVKSLKKSLRQSFRRIRKSRVSGKKRAISTPTSKVQEANAALAEQEEVAPVQRRIEPRSADDSLSGVVRCLCFADTFLRDGTHHGPTLWAGTNSGSVYAYALEVPGVGSGRVCERGGASESSVCVEALLGKEIQLMHRAPVVSICVLDGKGKPLPDPYEASQDLAIAPDMANAHSVLIASEEQLKVFSLPKVSAKTKFKLTAHEGCRVRKAALLLFGSAVQEDYSEHTLVCLTNQGDLHLFNMPGLRPQVRYDCIRKEDISGIASCVFTKNGQGFYLISPSEYQRFSLSTKVLTEPLCSVQLDRPLEHTPDSDGRTQPQANGTHRNQTAQAEGQMEEPPSSLSSPVLDTPLDSPLSCADLTLDSTGELTMEDVRDFLTTVDEAENNLKNIKEEEGRATGILIN; from the exons ATGATGAAGTTCAGGTTCCGTCGGCAAGGCACCGACCCGCAGAGGGAGAAGATCAAACAGGAGCTGTTCGCCTTCAACAAG TCTGTTGAGCATGGGTTCCCCCATCAGCCCAGTGCTTTGGCCTTTGACCCCACACTGCAGCTCATGGCCATCGGCACCAAGTCAGGAGCCATCAAAAT TTACGGAGCTCCTGGTGTGGAGTTCACAGGTCTACACAAGGACACCACTGCTGTCACTCAGATCCACTTCCTGTCAGGACAG GGTCGACTTCTGTCTCTGTTGGATGACAACACCATTCACCTGTGGGAGCTGGTGGCCCGACCCCCACAGGAAGTGGGTGGAGTAAAGAAAGAGGGTGTGGTCTCTCTGCAGGAAGTGACCAGCTACAGCCTGCCAGGCCGACCTGGCATCGAGAGCTGCAG caccaCTCGGgtcactgtcctcctcctgctgaggtcagctgacctgctgtgtgtgggaACGGAGGGAGGTGGCGTGTACTTCCTGGAGTTGCCCCGCCTCCTGCTGAAGGACAGCCAGGTGCTGCTGCAGGACCAGGTGACGCAGAG CCTGCCAGAGGATTACAGGTGTGGGAAGTCTTTGGGTCCGGTAGAATCTCTTCAGGAGCATCCTCAGCAAGCAGGAAAGATTCTGATTGGCTACAGCCGAGGCCTGGTGGTCCTCTGGGATCTGAGCAGCCGCCATGCAGAGCAGCTCTTCCTGGGAAAACAG cagctggagagtCTGGTGTGGGAACGTTCTGGAAATCTTTTTGTCAGCTCTCATAACGATGGAGGATACTCTGTGTGGACTGTTACCAACGGCAACACCTGCAGTCACCAACCTGCGTCCTCCACCATCCCATATG GTCCGTTTCCCTGTAAAGCCATCAGTAAGATCCTGTGGAGGACGACACAGTCCGG ctcTCCGGTGCTGCTGTACAGTGGTGGGATGCCCAGAGCCAGCTATGGCGACCGTCACTGTCTGACCATCCAGCAGGACAAAGATCATGTGACTCTGGACTTCACGTCTAGAGTTATCGATTTCTTCTCTGTGGACGCAGAGCCGCATGCAG AGTTTGATGACCCGTCAGCTGTAGTGGTGTTGTTAGAAGAGGAGCTGGTTGTGATTGACCTCCTGACCCCCGGGTGGCCCTCCCTGCCCACTCCTTACCTGGCTCCCCTGCACTCCTCAGCCATCACCTGCTCCTGCCACATCACCAGCGTCCCGCCCAAACTGTGGGAGCGGCTGATCAACGCCGGCAGAGCCGCTCAGCAGAACCACCACAGCAACCACACG cgCTGGCCGATATGTGGAGGGAAAAACCTGGCACCTCCACCCAAACATCAagagctgctgctcacagg acaCGAGGACGGGACGGTGCGTTTCTGGGACGCGTCGGGCGTTGCTTTGACTCCACTGTACAAACTCGGCACAGCCAACGTCTTTCACACCGACTGTGACCCTGCTGACGACCCTCAGGACCCCAGCAATGACCccgagctgcagcaggaggaagagtggCCTCCATTCAGGAAG gtgggcTGTTTCGACCCGTACAGTGACGACCCGCGGCTCGGCATCCAGAAGATCAGTCTGTGTAAATACAGCAACAAGCTGCTGGTGGCTGGAACTGCTGGACAG gtgaTACTTCTGAGTCTGAGTGACGAGCGCTCGGACCACCTGGTCGATGTGTCAGTGGTCGATCTgctgcaggacagagagggtTTTACCTGGAAAGGCCACGATAGGCTGGAGCCACGCGTTAAGCCCGCCCCCTTCCCGCCAGGCTTCCAGCCATTGGTGCTGGTGCAGTGCATGCCGCCGGCCTCCGTCACAGCTGTGGCGCTGCATGCTGAGTGGAACCTGATCACTTTTGGAACGAGTCATGGTTTTGGACTGTTTGATTACCACAGACGGAGCGCCGTGCTCGCCAG ATGCACCCTGCACCCCAACGACTCTCTGGCCATGGAGGGTCCGCTGTCCAGAGTCAAGTCCTTAAAGAAATCTCTGCGCCAAAGCTTCAGGCGCATCCGCAAGAGCCGAGTGTCCGGAAAGAAACGCGCCATCAGCACGCCCACTAGcaag GTTCAGGAGGCAAACGCAGCTCTAGCTGAGCAGGAGGAAGTGGCTCCGGTGCAGCGCCGGATCGAGCCTCGGTCAGCAGATGACTCTCTGTCTGGCGTCGTTCGCTGTCTTTGCTTTGCTGACACGTTTCTGCGGGATG GCACACACCACGGGCCCACTCTCTGGGCTGGCACAAACTCGGGCAGCGTGTACGCGTACGCTCTGGAGGTTCCTGGCGTGGGTTCTGGGCGTGTGTGTGAGCGCGGTGGGGCGAGCGagagcagcgtgtgtgtggagGCGCTGTTGGGGAAAGAGATCCAGCTGATGCACCGGGCTCCTGTTGTGTCCATCTGTGTGCTGGACGGCAAGGGAAAACCATTACCGGACCCTTATGAGGCCTCCCAGGACCTCGCCATAGCACCAGACATGGCCAACGCCCACTCTGTGCTCATCGCctcagaggagcagctgaag GTGTTCTCCCTTCCCAAAGTGAGCGCAAAGACCAAGTTCAAGCTGACAGCTCACGAGGGCTGCCGGGTCCGGAAGGCGGCGCTGCTGCTGTTCGGCTCCGCGGTGCAGGAGGACTACAGCGAGCACACACTGGTGTGTCTGACCAACCAGGGAGACCTGCACCTGTTCAACATGCCCGGCCTGCGCCCTCAG gtgcgTTATGACTGCATCCGTAAAGAAGACATCAGCGGCATAGCGTCATGCGTCTTCACAAAGAATGGACAAG GGTTCTACCTGATCTCTCCCTCAGAGTACCAGAGGTTCTCTCTGTCCACCAAAGTCCTCACTGAGccactctgctctgtgcagCTGGACCGACCGCTGgaacacacacctgacag CGATGGACGGACGCAGCCGCAGGCCAACGGAACTCACAGGAACCAGACGGCTCAGGCCGAGg GACAAATGGAGGAGCctcccagcagcctctcctccccCGTCCTCGACACCCCGCTGGACTCCCCCCTCAGTTGCGCCGACCTGACCCTCGATTCCACTGGAGAGCTCACTATGGAGGACGTCAGGGATTTCCTAAC aACTGTGGATGAAGCAGAAAATAACCTGAAGAACatcaaggaggaggaaggacgtGCCACCGGCATCCTCATCAACTGA